Genomic window (Streptosporangium brasiliense):
CCCAAGCTCGCCCTGGGCCTGTCCGGGTTCGAGACCGGCGTGGCGGTGATGCCGCTGGTCAAGGGCGACCTGACGGAGCGGATCAAGGGTGCCAGGAAGCTGCTGACCACGGCCGCGCTCATCATGAGTGTCTTCCTGATCACCTCCAGCTTCGCCACCACCCTGCTGATCCCGGCCGAGGAGTTCGCCGAGGGGGGCAAGGCCAACGGGCGCGCCCTGGCCTACCTGGCCCACGGCTACCTCGGCGACTGGTTCGGCACCGCCTACGACATCAGCACGATCGCGATCCTGTGGTTCGCCGGAGCCTCCGCGCTGGCGGGCCTGCTCAACATCGTGCCGCGCTACCTGCCGCGCTACGGAATGGCGCCCGACTGGTCACGCGCGGCCAGACCGATGGTGCTGGTCTTCACACTCGTGTCCTTCGCGATCACCTTCGCCTTCGGCGCGGACGTGGAGTCCCAGGGCGGCGCCTACGCCACCGGCGTGCTGGCGCTCATCCTGTCGGCCGCGGTCGCGGTGACGCTCTCGGCGTGGAAGAAGGGCCGGCCGAAGGTCGCGATCCCGTTCGGGACCGTCACGCTGATCTTCGCCTACGCGACGGTGGCCAACATCATCGAGCGCCCCGACGGCCTGGTGATCGCGCTGTTCTTCGTCCTGGCGATCGTCGTCACCTCGTTGATCTCCCGGGCCACCCGGTCGACCGAGCTGCGGGTCACGAAGATCACCATGAACGACGAGGCCCGCCGGTACATCAACGAGGCCGCCGAGATCCATCTGATCGCCAACGAGCCGAACGCCCGCGACTGCAAGGAGTACGTCGACAAGGCCCGTGAGGCGTGGGAGCGCCACCGGCTCCGGCGTGCCGAAGGGCTGATCTTCCTGGAGGTGACGGTCCCCGACGCCTCGGAGTTCACCTCCGAGCTGCGGGTGATCGGCGAGGAGCGCTACGGCTTCCGCATCCTGCGGGTGGAGAGCGCCACCATCCCCAACGCGATCGCGGCGATCCTGCTCCACCTGCGCGACGAGACCGGCAAGCAGCCCAACGTCTACTTCCACTGGGCCGAGGGCAACCCCGTCGGCGCGCTCCTGCGGTATCTCGTCTTCGGCGGCGGGGACGTCCCCCCGCTCACCCGCGAGGTCATCCGCCAGGCCGAGCCCGTCGCCGAGCGGCGCCCCATGGTCCACGTCGGCTGACCCGGCGATAGCCGCGCCGGCCGCGTGGCCTCCGGCCGGCGGCCCGCGCCGTTACGCACATGTCTCCTGACTGTCGCCCGACCCGCCGGACGGGACGGGTATACCTTGATCAGTCTGGACAGCAGCCGGCGCGGGCCGCATCGTCGGTGCATGGGAGAGACAGCGCGATGAGTAGAGACCTGGTCATCCACGTCACCCATCACGAGGAGGCGGGCTGTGCCGTGCTCACCGTCGAAGGTGACATCGACCGCAACACCAGCCCGCTGCTGCGGGAGGCCGTCCGCGGGCTGGTGTCCGGTGGAAACGTCAGGATCGTCCTCGACGTGGCGGAGATCACCTTCTGTGACTCCAACGGCCTGCGGACGTTCCTCAGCGGGATGGCCCTGACCTTCGACGCGGGCGGGTGGCTGCGGCTGGCGGGCGCGCAGGGCCACTTCGAGCGGCTGCTGCGCATGACCGACCTCTACAGCTTCTTCTCCATCGACGCCGACGTGGTCGGCTCCCTGAAGTACGCCTCCGACGGAGGACCTCAGGCTTCCGGATGAGTCCGGGGGGCGTCCTCCCCGCCCGGGAGGACCGGGAGGACGGGCGGCCAGGACAGGCCCATCGGGTTCGGCACCGGGAGCGTGCCCGACTCGACCACGGCGGTGGCCAGGGGGTGCAGCAGCCGGGAGAGGGCGGCGGTGCGCTCCTCGCCGAGGGCCCGCCAGGGACCGGCCGCGGCCTCGTCGGTCAGCCGCTCGATCCGGTCCCGCTCCCGCGCGCCCAGCGCCGTCAGACGGTCCGAGCCGTCCAGCCACCCTCGCTCGCGCAGGCCGGCGGCGCCGGCCGCCCAGTCGTCCGCAGCCCAGTGCCGCCCCGCGCGCAGGACGTCGATGCCGGTCTCGTCCGCCGCGGCCTTGAGCAGGTGGGCCTGGACCGGTGACACGCCGTGGGCCACGAGGACGGCCACGTGCCCGTCGCCCCGGTGCTCGCGCAGCGTGGTCGCGGCCTGCCACAGCTTCAGGTACGGCTCGTCCGGCGCGGGCAGGGCCTGGTTCGCCGCGCCCAGCACCCGCCCCGCGGTGTCGGCGTGTCCGGCGGCCTCCCAGGCGAGCGCGGCGGCGGCGGCCACGTCCGCCGGGCCGGCCGGCGCGCCGGCGAGCAGGCGCCGCAGAGCGGCTCCGGCGCCGTCGAGCCGGGCGCGCAGCACCGCGGCGGGGGGTGCGAACGTCCAGGCGTCGGGTAGGGCGCGGGAGACCCGGCCGGGGTGGAAGCCGTGGAAGGCGGCGGTGACGACGTCCGGGCCGACCGGTCCGAGCGGCGCCGCCCGCATCGCGAAGTAGCCCATCCAGAACCCGCGCATGCCGGCCGCGTCGGCGGCCTGCCGCGCCTCGGGCGCGAAGTAGGTGACGGCGTGCAGGGGCTCCAGCAGGTGCCACATCACGCGGGGGACATCGGCGTTCATGCGCGTTCCTTCCAGCGGTGGCGGGTCGTCGATCAGTATCCGGCCGGACGGCGGCCGGACGCCAGGCAGGGTTCCCGGCCGGACGCCAGGCGGTGCTCCCGGCGGTCCGGCGGGGAACGCTCCCGGACGTCCGCCCTCCCGCGCGGCGGGCTCCAACGGCCTTCACATGATTTATAGGGATATGTCACCAGCAGCGGCCGGTAGTTGACTCCATCAGGCTCTGACGGGTCAGAGCGGCGAGAAAGGTTGGGTCTTCTCAAGGGAGGTTGGTCGGGCTATCAAGAGCTCAGAGCCAGTTGTCAGCCGGGCATCCCAGCACAGCGACCCGCATGCCGTACGGCGTCGCGGGCGTGTCCGGCCGTCCACGCCCCCCTGAGCCGGAACGAGGCCGACATGCACCGGTTACGAAAAGCGATCGCGAGAATCCTCTGTGTGATGTCCATGCTCGCGGCCGGCCTCACCGCCGTGGCCGCGAGCGCCGAGGCCGCCGTCCCCAACCGGTGGGGGTTCGCCCACGTCAACGTCAACTCGGGTATCCCCGACCTCGCCCGTCAGGCAGGGAGCTGGGGCGCCGGGTTCAACGTCTCGGTCTCGCCCGGCGTTGTGGGGCAGACCTACGTGAAGTTCCCGCAGATCGGTATCGCCAAGGGAGTCGTGCACGTCACGGCGATCTCCCAGTCCGCCTACTGGTGCCAGGCGCAGAAGTGGGGGCCCAGCCCCACCCCCGCCGGACCCGACCTGGTCGCGGTGGTGCAGTGCTACCGCTACGGCGGGGCGCCGGTGTTCACCCCGTTCACCATCGCCTTCGAGCAGAGCACGGGCGTCCTGCCCGCGCCGCAGGCGTTCGGCTACGTGCACTACGACGGCGCCTCCGTCGTCGCCGACTTCAACTCGGCGGCGGCCCTGAACACGGTCGCCGGGGGCGCGGGAGTCTGGACGGTCACCCTGCCGGGCCTGGGCTCGGCGACCCTGGCCGGGAACGTCCAGGTGACCGCCGTAGACCCGGTCCAGCCCGCCCGCTGCAAGGTCGGCGGCTGGGCCTCGGCCCTCGGCGGGCAGACGGTCCAGGTCCGCTGCCACAACGCGACGAACGTCCCGCTCAACACCGGCTGGACGCTGACCTACCAGCGTGAGCGGGCGATCACCGGGGCGGCGGTCCCGCCGAAGAACTTCGCCTACACCTTCGACAACGCCCCGGCCAACCCCGGGCCGTACGCGCCGGCGCCCGCGGCGGTCAACTACAACTCCCAGGGCGGGATCAACACGGTGCAGACCGCCGGGACGGGCCAGCGCCTGGTGACCTTCCCGACGGTCGGCGTCCTGCCCGACCACGTCCAGGTCACCGCCTACGGGCCCGGTCCCGAGTTCTGCAACCTGGTGAGCCTCTGGAACACCTCGTCAAGCACCGCGATCGTCCGCAACGTCGTCTGCTACAACGCCACCACCCGGGTGGACCGGCCCTCCCTGACCACCTACACCTCGGCCTTCTGAGGCCGTCCGCGCCCCCGCCCGCGCTGCCGGCGGGGGCGTCCCGCCGGTCCCGTACGGCACGCCCTGCGGGACCGGCGGCGTATCCGTCCGGTGTGCCGCCTGTCCGTCCGGTGTGCCGCCTGTCCGTCCGGTGTGCCGTCCGTCTGTCCGGTGCGCCGCCCGCTCCGCGTGGACGGGGCTCTCCCGGGTAGCGGGAGGCCATGGCGACCTATGGCTTTCACTCATCACATGAGCAGATCCATCCGGCCGAGCTGCTGAAGGCGGTGGCGCGGGCGGAGCAGGCGGGCTTCGCGGCGGCGATGTCGTCGGACCACTTCTCGCCGTGGAGCGCGAGGCAGGGGCACTCCGGTTTCGCCTGGTCCTGGCTGGGCGCCGCCCTCCAGGCCACGGAACTGCCGTTCGGCATCGTCAACGCGCCCGGCCAGCGCTACCACCCCGCGATCATCGCCCAGGCGATCGGCACCCTGGGGGCGATGTTCCCCGGCCGGTTCTGGGCCGCGCTGGGCACCGGGGAGGCGAGCAACGAGCACATCACCGGTGACCGCTGGCCGCGCAAGGACGTCCGTACGGCCCGCCTGCGGGAGTGCGTCGACGTCATCCGGGCACTGCTGGCGGGGGAGGAGGTCAGCCATGACGGCCTGGTGACCGTGGACCGCGCCCGCCTGTGGACCCGGCCGGAGGTCCCACCCAAGCTGGTCGGAGCCGCGGTGAGCGCCGAGACCGCCCGCTGGTGCGCGGAGTGGGCCGACGGCCTGATCACGGTCAACCGCCCGGTCGAGACGCTGCGCGAGGTCATGGCGGCCTACCGGGAGGCCGGCGGCCGGGGGAAGGTGGCCCTCCAGGTCCACCTGAGCTGGGCCGAGAGTGAGGAGGAGGCCCTGGCGATCGCCCATGACCAGTGGCGGAGCAACGTCTTCGGGCCGCCGGTGAGCTGGGACCTCGACACCGCCGAGCTCTTCGACGTGATCTCCGCGGAGGTGCCTCCGTCGCGGGTGACCGAGGCGGTCAACGTCTCCGCCGACCTGGGGCGGCACGCCGCCTGGATCAACGAGTACGCGGAGCTGGGCTTCGACGAGATCTACCTGCACCACGTCGGCCAGGACCAGAGCGCCTACATCGACGCCTTCGGCGCCAAGGTCCTGCCGCAGCTCCGCTGAACGCCTCTCCGCCGGATAGGGCCCCGGGTCCCGCGGCGGGGGCGGGCCGGGGCCGGAGTGGGCGGGGGCGGGGACTCAGGGGCCGCCGGGGGCGAGCAGGCGGCTGACGGCCCGCTGGGCGCGGGAGGGGGCCGCCGGATCGCGGTGGAGCTGGATGGCCTGGTCGGCGGCCAGTGCGACGCCGTTCAGCTCGAAGGCGAGCTGGTCGACGTCGGTCTCCCCGGGCAGCTCTCCGGCCTCGACGGCGGCGCGGATCTCGCCCGTGACATAGGCCGACCAGGCGGACAGGGCCGCGAGCACGGCGTCGCGGACCGGGCCCGGCCGCCCGTCGAACTCGGTGGCGACCGAGGTCAGGAAACACCCTCCGGGCGCCTCGCCGTCCCGCATGTAGTCGACCCACTCCGCGAACACGCGCGCCAGCCGTTCGACTCCGGGCCTGGCGCCCGCGACCCTGGCCGGCACGCGCAGCCGGAACGCCTGGACCGCGGCGTCGAGCGCAGCCAGCTGCAGCGCCTCCTTCGTGCCGAAGTGGCCGATCACTCCGGCCTTGCTCATCCCCAGATCGGTCGCCAGGCGGCCGATCGTGAGGCCCTCGAGGCCGTCGGTCGAGGCCAGTGCGAGAGCGCACTCGATGATTCTGGTCCGGGTGCCGGCCGCCTCGGCGGCGGACTTGCGCGGGCTCATGACACCAGCTTAATCTACCGATCGTTCGCTAAAAACATCCGAACGTTCGTTATCTAAAGGAGCCGTCGTGCGGATCCACCACCTCAACTGCGGGTCGATGCGCCGGATCGACCCCGTCGGAGACAGCCCGCTGGCCCCCGCCCGTGCCCTCTGCCACTGCCTGCTCGTCGAGACCGACCATGACGGTCTCGTCCTGGTCGAGACCGGGCTGGGCACGCCCGACGTCGCGCGGCCGGAGGAGACTCTCAGCCGGGAGTTCCTCGGCCGGGCCCAGCCGGTCCTCGACACGCGGGAGACCGCGCTGCACCAGGTGACCGAGCTCGGCTTCCAGCCGGAGGACGTACGGCACATCGTGCTGAGCCATCTCGATCTCGACCACGCCGGCGGCCTGCCCGACTTCCCCTGGGCCCAGATCCACCTGCGTGAGGCCGAGCACCGTGCCGCGATGGCCGCTCCCGGCCATCATCCGGAGGACCGCGTCCGCTACCGGCCCGCCCACTGGGCGCACCGGCCGCACTGGGTGACCTACCCCGGCCACCAGGGCGACCCGTGGTTCGGCTTCGACGCGGTCCGCCCGCTCAAGGGCCTGGACGCGGAGATCCTGCTCGTCCCGCTCGGCGGCCACACCCTCGGCCACAGCGCGATAGCCGTGGCCGACGGCGACCGCTGGCTGCTCCACTGCGGCGACGCCTACTACTTCCACGGCGAGATCGACCCCGACAGCCCGCGGGGTCACCCGGGCATGGACATCCTGCAGCAGATCACCGAGGTGGACCGGCCGCTACGGCTGGGCAACCACGCCCGCCTGCGCGAACTGGTCCGCCTGCACGGCGACGAGGTGAGCGTCTTCAGCGCCCACGACCCGTGGGAGTTCCAGCGCCACACGTCGTCCGTCCGGCGCTCCGAGTAGTCGACGCTCTCAACGGCTCGGAGCACTGGAGTGCGGCCCGGGAGGGCGCAGGCGCCGCGTCAGGGGCACACCGTCCGGAACTCCTTTTCGGCAGGCACGTACTGCGCCCATTCCGCGCGGGTCAGCGAGCGGCCCGGGCCGGCGCAGACGGCCCGGAGGAGATCGCTGGGGATGCCGACGTCCCACAGCCGTACCGTGTGGTCCGCGCCGCCGGTGGCCAGTGTGGTGCCGTCGGGGCTGAAGGCCACCGAGGAGACCTGATCGGTGTGGCCGGTGAGAGGCGCGCCGAGCTGCCGGCGGGTCGCCACGTCCCACAGCCGTACCGTGTGGTCCAGGCTGCCGGTGGCCAGTGTGGTGCCGTCGGGGCTGAAGGCCACCGAGGAGACCTGATCGGTGTGGCCGGTGAGGGGTACGCCGAGCTGCCGGCGGGTCGCCACGTCCCACAGCCGTACCGTGTGGTCCGTCAACTGGGCGTTGCTCTCGCCGCCGCCGGTGGCGAGTGTCTTTCCGTCGGGGCTGAAGGCCAGCGAGTTGACCGGGCTGGTGTGGCCGGTGAGGGGCGTGCCGATCGGCGTGTGGGTCTTCACGTCCCACAGCCGGGCTGTCCTGTCCTGGCTGCCGGTGGCCAGTGTGGTGCCGTCGGGGCTGAAGGCCAGCGAGTTGACCGGGCTGGTGTGGCCGGTGAGGGGCGTGCCGATCGGCGTGTGGGTCTTCACGTCCCACAGCCGGGCTGTCCTGTCCTGGCTGCCGGTGGCGAGTGTCTTTCCGTCGGGGCTGAAGGCTACCGAGGTGATCGGGCTGGTGTGGCCGGTGAGGGGCGTGCCGATCGGCGTGTGGGTCTTCACGTCCCACAGCCGGGCTGTCTCGTCCGCGCCGCCGGTGGCCAGAATTTTCCCGTCCGGGCTGAAAACCACTGAATTCACCGGACTGAAGGCCACCGAGGGGTCGGCTCCGGCAAGGGGAGTGCCGTGCCGGCTGTGGGTCTTCACGTCCCACAACTGGACCGCGTTGTCCTGGCCGCCGGTGGCGAGCGCGGTGCCGTCAGGGCTGAAGGCCACCGCGTTGACCGTGTCGGTGTGGCCGGTGAGGGGGGTGCCGAGCTGGCGGCGGGTCTTCACGTCCCACAGCCGCACCGTGGTGTCGCCGCCGCCGGTGGCCAGCGTCTTCCCGTCCGGGCTGAAGGTCACCGAACTGATCGGATTGGAGGCCACCGAGGGGTCGGCTCCGGTGTGGCTGGTGAGGGGTTCGCCGATCGGAGTGCGGGTCGCCACGTCCCACAGCCGGACCGCGTTGTCCTGGCCGCCGGTGGCGAGCGCGGTGCCGTCGGGGCTGAAGGCCACCGAGTTGACCGCGTTGGTGTGGCCGGTGAGAGGGGTGCCGATCGGCGTGTGGGTTCTCGCGTCCCACAGTCGGGCTGTCCTGTCCTGGCCGCCGGTGGCGAGTGTCCTTCCGTCGGGGCTGAAGGCCACCGAGTTGACCGTGTCGGTGTGGCCGGTGAGGGGTCCGCCGAGCTGCCGACGGGTTGTCATGTCCCACAGCCGGGCTGTTCTGTCCGCGCCGCCGGTGGCGAGTGTCCTTCCGTCGGGGCTGAAGGCCACCGAG
Coding sequences:
- a CDS encoding amino acid transporter, translated to MCLTGVDYFSTLGYQPGIAALAAGTLSPVATLLLVALTLFGALPTYRAVAKESPNGLGSLSMLESLLPGWRGKLLVLFLLGFVATAFIVTITLSAADATAHILHNPFVPETWQGWQVPVTLVLIAALGTVFLMGFSEAISIAVVLVAVYLILNVVVLAVAVQHVVADPSVITDWRTALTAEYSSPIAMIAVSLYVMPKLALGLSGFETGVAVMPLVKGDLTERIKGARKLLTTAALIMSVFLITSSFATTLLIPAEEFAEGGKANGRALAYLAHGYLGDWFGTAYDISTIAILWFAGASALAGLLNIVPRYLPRYGMAPDWSRAARPMVLVFTLVSFAITFAFGADVESQGGAYATGVLALILSAAVAVTLSAWKKGRPKVAIPFGTVTLIFAYATVANIIERPDGLVIALFFVLAIVVTSLISRATRSTELRVTKITMNDEARRYINEAAEIHLIANEPNARDCKEYVDKAREAWERHRLRRAEGLIFLEVTVPDASEFTSELRVIGEERYGFRILRVESATIPNAIAAILLHLRDETGKQPNVYFHWAEGNPVGALLRYLVFGGGDVPPLTREVIRQAEPVAERRPMVHVG
- a CDS encoding STAS domain-containing protein, yielding MSRDLVIHVTHHEEAGCAVLTVEGDIDRNTSPLLREAVRGLVSGGNVRIVLDVAEITFCDSNGLRTFLSGMALTFDAGGWLRLAGAQGHFERLLRMTDLYSFFSIDADVVGSLKYASDGGPQASG
- a CDS encoding SCO6745 family protein gives rise to the protein MNADVPRVMWHLLEPLHAVTYFAPEARQAADAAGMRGFWMGYFAMRAAPLGPVGPDVVTAAFHGFHPGRVSRALPDAWTFAPPAAVLRARLDGAGAALRRLLAGAPAGPADVAAAAALAWEAAGHADTAGRVLGAANQALPAPDEPYLKLWQAATTLREHRGDGHVAVLVAHGVSPVQAHLLKAAADETGIDVLRAGRHWAADDWAAGAAGLRERGWLDGSDRLTALGARERDRIERLTDEAAAGPWRALGEERTAALSRLLHPLATAVVESGTLPVPNPMGLSWPPVLPVLPGGEDAPRTHPEA
- a CDS encoding TIGR03885 family FMN-dependent LLM class oxidoreductase, with protein sequence MATYGFHSSHEQIHPAELLKAVARAEQAGFAAAMSSDHFSPWSARQGHSGFAWSWLGAALQATELPFGIVNAPGQRYHPAIIAQAIGTLGAMFPGRFWAALGTGEASNEHITGDRWPRKDVRTARLRECVDVIRALLAGEEVSHDGLVTVDRARLWTRPEVPPKLVGAAVSAETARWCAEWADGLITVNRPVETLREVMAAYREAGGRGKVALQVHLSWAESEEEALAIAHDQWRSNVFGPPVSWDLDTAELFDVISAEVPPSRVTEAVNVSADLGRHAAWINEYAELGFDEIYLHHVGQDQSAYIDAFGAKVLPQLR
- a CDS encoding TetR/AcrR family transcriptional regulator, whose translation is MSPRKSAAEAAGTRTRIIECALALASTDGLEGLTIGRLATDLGMSKAGVIGHFGTKEALQLAALDAAVQAFRLRVPARVAGARPGVERLARVFAEWVDYMRDGEAPGGCFLTSVATEFDGRPGPVRDAVLAALSAWSAYVTGEIRAAVEAGELPGETDVDQLAFELNGVALAADQAIQLHRDPAAPSRAQRAVSRLLAPGGP
- a CDS encoding MBL fold metallo-hydrolase, translated to MRIHHLNCGSMRRIDPVGDSPLAPARALCHCLLVETDHDGLVLVETGLGTPDVARPEETLSREFLGRAQPVLDTRETALHQVTELGFQPEDVRHIVLSHLDLDHAGGLPDFPWAQIHLREAEHRAAMAAPGHHPEDRVRYRPAHWAHRPHWVTYPGHQGDPWFGFDAVRPLKGLDAEILLVPLGGHTLGHSAIAVADGDRWLLHCGDAYYFHGEIDPDSPRGHPGMDILQQITEVDRPLRLGNHARLRELVRLHGDEVSVFSAHDPWEFQRHTSSVRRSE